The Mycolicibacterium aichiense region CGCATCGGTCAGGCCGGCCTCGCGCAAGCGCGCCAACCGGTCGGCATGGGTGCGCCGAGATCCCATCGCCCCGACATAGCCGACGTCGAGCCGCAGAGCCACCTCGAGCAGCGGCACGTCGAACTTGGCGTCATGGGTGAGCACACAGATCACCGTGCGGGAGTCGATCGCCCCGGCCTGCGCCTGCGCGGCCAGATATCGGTGCGGCCAGTCGACGACCACCTCGTGCGCGGTGTGGAACCGGGCAGGCGTGGCGAACACCCCGCGGGCATCGCAGACCGTCACTCGATAGCCGAGGAAAGCACCTTGTTGGGCCACCGCGGCGGCGAAGTCGATGGCGCCGAACACCAGCAGCCGGGGGCGCGGGGCGTGGCACGCGACGAACACCTCCATACCCTCGCCCCGGCGCTGCCCGTCCGGACCGTAGCTGAGCACCTCACTGCGGCCGGCAGCAAGCAGGCCCCGCGCATCGTCGATCACCGCAGCGTCGGCGCGCGCCGAACCCACAGTGCCAGCGGCACTTTCCGGTTCGACGACCAGCCGTCGCCCCAGCCACTCACGGTCAGGGTGGGCGATCACGGTGGCTACCGCCACCGGTCGATGCTCGGTGATGGCGTCGAGCACTCGGTCCAGGTGCGCAAAAGTGCTGCGCGAGATCGGCTCGATGAAGATGTCAAGCGTTCCGCCGCACGTCAGGCCGACCGAAAAAGCGTCGTCGTCGCTGACCCCGTACCGCTCCAATCGGGGTACTCCGCTGACGACGACGTCGCTGGCCGATTCGTAAACCGCGCCCTCCACACACCCGCCCGACACCGAGCCGCTCACGGCTCCGTCAGGGGCCACCACCATCGCCGCACCGGGCTGCCGAGGCGCCGAGGC contains the following coding sequences:
- a CDS encoding XdhC family protein, producing the protein MQDVLAELAAIWRTGGTAGLATVVRTFASAPRQPGAAMVVAPDGAVSGSVSGGCVEGAVYESASDVVVSGVPRLERYGVSDDDAFSVGLTCGGTLDIFIEPISRSTFAHLDRVLDAITEHRPVAVATVIAHPDREWLGRRLVVEPESAAGTVGSARADAAVIDDARGLLAAGRSEVLSYGPDGQRRGEGMEVFVACHAPRPRLLVFGAIDFAAAVAQQGAFLGYRVTVCDARGVFATPARFHTAHEVVVDWPHRYLAAQAQAGAIDSRTVICVLTHDAKFDVPLLEVALRLDVGYVGAMGSRRTHADRLARLREAGLTDAELSRLASPIGLDLGARTPEETAVSIAAEIIARRWGGGGRPLSETEGRIHHDERDSASVPVELSNI